A genomic segment from Fodinicola acaciae encodes:
- a CDS encoding DUF4240 domain-containing protein gives MTEDEFWQLVGELGGRVAEPAFDRLTARLAAGPVTEIVAFGERLDQVLRRLDLPELWSQQVWDSEDDRSEPAPPLNADGFLDARAAVVCAGRATYEQVLADPARFGGVWDFAAEMLLYVPVEAYESATGERWPHPLPGSDNRVEDYPAEVSPVSPVPTISEDPDAGAIRLDVSAEAYRLVDVVGTYDVQPMEGFLAEPSPRIELPPEAQLVEWPPMISERVFGVAATRVSYAVRRNGGLVGLSMNRLWVMLVLAERWDLTLLLRPFSGAVHVEATAVHSWSYEQAERAIVALAAHVVIEVARDYEAGLAKAPDLVRLREGGRGLVPFR, from the coding sequence ATGACCGAGGACGAGTTCTGGCAGCTGGTCGGCGAGCTCGGTGGCCGGGTCGCCGAGCCGGCGTTCGACCGGCTCACCGCGCGGTTGGCCGCCGGACCGGTGACCGAGATCGTCGCCTTTGGCGAGCGGCTGGACCAGGTGTTGCGCCGGCTCGACCTGCCGGAGCTGTGGAGCCAGCAGGTCTGGGACTCCGAGGACGACCGGTCCGAGCCCGCGCCGCCGCTGAACGCCGATGGTTTTCTCGACGCGCGCGCGGCGGTCGTCTGCGCCGGTCGTGCCACGTATGAGCAGGTGCTGGCCGATCCGGCCCGGTTCGGCGGTGTGTGGGACTTCGCCGCCGAGATGCTGTTGTACGTGCCGGTGGAGGCGTACGAGTCGGCGACCGGCGAGCGGTGGCCGCATCCGTTGCCCGGCTCGGACAACCGCGTCGAGGACTATCCGGCGGAGGTGAGTCCGGTCAGCCCGGTGCCGACCATCAGCGAGGACCCGGACGCCGGCGCCATCCGGCTCGACGTCAGCGCCGAGGCATATCGGCTGGTCGACGTGGTCGGCACCTACGACGTGCAGCCGATGGAAGGCTTCCTGGCCGAGCCGTCGCCGCGGATCGAGCTGCCGCCGGAGGCGCAGCTGGTCGAGTGGCCGCCGATGATCAGCGAGCGCGTTTTCGGTGTGGCCGCGACGAGAGTCAGCTACGCCGTGCGGCGTAACGGCGGCCTGGTCGGGCTCAGCATGAACCGGCTCTGGGTCATGCTCGTGCTGGCCGAGCGCTGGGATCTCACGTTGCTGCTGCGGCCGTTCTCCGGAGCCGTCCACGTGGAGGCCACTGCCGTGCACAGCTGGTCGTACGAGCAGGCCGAGCGCGCGATCGTCGCGCTCGCGGCGCACGTCGTGATCGAGGTGGCCCGCGATTACGAGGCGGGGTTGGCGAAGGCACCGGATCTGGTGCGGCTGCGCGAAGGCGGCCGCGGCTTGGTGCCGTTCAGATAG
- a CDS encoding GNAT family N-acetyltransferase: MTAITREQLTIVPANQASWQDVQAVFGTTDYPGRCYCQRFKTAGWHWDLSDDERRDRLREQTHCDDPDSPETSGLIAYLEDEPVGWVAVDPRTAYPRLRGLRTVWSGRQEDKADDSVWAVTCFTVRKGYRKRGITYALAAATVDYARERGALALEAYAMITEPGKEITWGELHVGSVQVFEEAGFTAVSRPSKRRVVMRLDLGGSG; this comes from the coding sequence TTGACCGCGATCACCCGCGAGCAGCTGACGATCGTCCCGGCCAACCAGGCGTCGTGGCAGGACGTCCAGGCCGTCTTCGGCACCACCGACTATCCGGGCCGGTGTTATTGCCAGCGGTTCAAGACGGCTGGCTGGCACTGGGACCTCAGCGACGACGAGCGGCGCGACCGGCTGCGCGAGCAGACACATTGCGACGACCCCGACTCTCCCGAGACCTCCGGGCTGATCGCCTATCTCGAGGACGAGCCGGTCGGCTGGGTCGCGGTCGATCCGCGTACGGCCTATCCGCGCCTGCGTGGCCTGCGTACGGTCTGGAGCGGCCGCCAGGAGGACAAGGCCGACGACAGCGTCTGGGCCGTCACGTGTTTCACGGTCCGCAAGGGATATCGCAAACGCGGCATCACGTACGCGCTGGCAGCCGCGACCGTTGACTACGCGCGCGAGCGTGGAGCGCTCGCGTTGGAGGCGTACGCGATGATCACCGAGCCTGGCAAGGAGATCACCTGGGGTGAGCTGCACGTCGGCAGCGTCCAGGTCTTCGAGGAGGCCGGCTTCACCGCGGTCAGCCGTCCGAGCAAACGCCGGGTCGTCATGCGCCTCGACCTCGGAGGCAGCGGATAG
- a CDS encoding DUF664 domain-containing protein, protein MILKEPPAAGNEVDTLLGGLERQRRYVAWKCANLDATGLRKTLRPSTMTLGGLLNHLALVEDDMFTWKLHGRAMPAPWDAVDWATDSDYEWRTADADSPEQLMARWQASVERSRVAVADALADGGLDRLAAYTWPDGRKPSLRRMLMDMIEEYARHVGHIDLLRESVDGLVGEDPAD, encoded by the coding sequence ATGATCCTGAAAGAGCCGCCAGCGGCCGGAAACGAAGTCGACACGTTGCTCGGTGGGTTGGAGCGCCAACGCCGCTACGTCGCCTGGAAGTGCGCAAACCTCGACGCGACCGGCCTGCGCAAGACCCTCAGGCCGTCCACGATGACCCTCGGTGGGCTGCTCAACCACCTCGCGCTGGTGGAAGACGACATGTTCACGTGGAAGCTGCATGGCCGCGCGATGCCGGCGCCGTGGGACGCCGTCGACTGGGCCACCGACTCGGATTACGAGTGGCGTACGGCCGACGCCGACTCACCGGAGCAGCTGATGGCTCGGTGGCAGGCGTCGGTGGAGCGGTCCCGTGTCGCGGTGGCCGACGCGCTCGCCGACGGCGGCCTGGACCGACTCGCCGCGTACACCTGGCCGGACGGCCGCAAACCCAGCCTGCGGCGCATGCTGATGGACATGATCGAGGAGTACGCGCGGCACGTCGGCCACATCGACCTGCTGCGAGAGTCGGTCGACGGACTGGTCGGAGAGGACCCGGCGGATTGA
- a CDS encoding helix-turn-helix transcriptional regulator codes for MTSPTARALLALEAIQDSPGITAQRLGDRLGVTERAARRYVAILREADLPIESLTGPLGGYRVGRSLRLPPLMFTAAEAMGMVMAVLEGHRDAADPSDVVGRALAKIIRVLPTRIAEPVRAFREITPPVGGDVRPDAATVARLVEACDTARRLRLAYWTGTMDVDPWAVVLRHSRWYLLCWSHKKQARRVLRVDRISSVETLADSFTPPAGLDALRTLEDHLSQGWTHAVDVVLDAPIADATRWLSRSLGRVEAISERQSRLVATTDNPEWYARQLAALPLSFQVIGSAELKAAVVALGERLIGS; via the coding sequence ATGACCAGTCCAACCGCGCGTGCGCTGCTGGCGCTGGAGGCGATCCAGGACAGCCCTGGCATCACGGCGCAGCGGCTCGGCGACCGCCTCGGCGTCACCGAACGCGCCGCGCGCCGTTACGTCGCGATCCTGCGTGAGGCCGACCTGCCGATCGAGTCGTTGACGGGTCCGCTCGGCGGCTATCGCGTCGGCCGCAGCCTGCGCCTGCCACCGCTGATGTTCACCGCCGCCGAGGCGATGGGGATGGTGATGGCCGTCCTGGAAGGCCACCGCGACGCCGCCGACCCGTCCGACGTGGTCGGCCGTGCGCTGGCCAAGATCATCCGCGTACTGCCAACGCGGATCGCTGAGCCGGTGCGCGCTTTCCGCGAGATCACACCGCCGGTCGGCGGCGACGTACGACCGGATGCCGCGACAGTGGCGCGGCTCGTCGAGGCCTGCGACACGGCTCGGCGACTGCGTCTGGCCTACTGGACGGGGACGATGGACGTCGATCCGTGGGCCGTGGTGTTGCGGCACAGCCGCTGGTATTTACTTTGCTGGTCGCACAAAAAGCAGGCGCGGCGGGTGTTGCGTGTCGACCGGATCTCCTCTGTAGAGACGCTGGCCGATTCCTTCACGCCGCCGGCCGGACTCGACGCGTTGCGCACCTTGGAGGATCACCTGTCCCAAGGCTGGACGCACGCTGTGGACGTCGTCCTCGACGCGCCGATCGCCGACGCCACCCGCTGGCTGTCCCGCAGCCTCGGCCGCGTCGAGGCGATTTCCGAGCGACAGAGCCGATTGGTGGCCACCACCGACAATCCGGAGTGGTACGCACGGCAACTCGCCGCGCTGCCCCTGTCCTTTCAGGTGATTGGATCGGCGGAGCTCAAGGCGGCGGTGGTCGCACTAGGGGAGCGGCTGATCGGGTCGTGA
- the cutA gene encoding divalent cation tolerance protein CutA, translating into MSDEPVCRVTITAPDADWLMEFSRQLVSDRLAAGAHNIAPIRAVYRWDNQINDKPEAMLICHTKMSLVDEIVQRVNDQHPYARSGCGSANLTLSAGFAACRGTKRRVRARPMATPDRPCPWRHRNEANRWLCDAAVVGLVWVTGSSGVGKSTVCTLLKSRGEQAVDADWDGYNHWVDRKTGQVVVDPPYPAPAGWLDRFGWRISRAKIEALAESTSGDRAFLFGTVENENEVWDLFDLVVCLVVDNTTLRDRLLTRTTNAFGKHPEELVAALQRNAEAEASYRRFGATIISSAGTPEDVAAAILAAAGHLPRKSRPDQPLP; encoded by the coding sequence CAGATGCGGACTGGTTGATGGAATTCTCCCGCCAGCTGGTCTCTGACCGCCTGGCGGCCGGCGCACACAACATCGCGCCGATCCGCGCCGTTTACCGCTGGGACAACCAGATCAACGACAAGCCCGAAGCGATGCTCATATGTCACACCAAAATGAGCCTGGTTGACGAGATCGTGCAGCGCGTCAACGACCAGCATCCGTACGCGAGAAGCGGTTGCGGCTCCGCGAACTTGACGTTGTCGGCAGGGTTCGCGGCGTGTCGCGGCACAAAACGTCGAGTTCGCGCACGGCCCATGGCGACGCCGGATCGTCCATGCCCCTGGCGTCATCGCAACGAAGCCAACCGGTGGTTGTGCGATGCTGCGGTGGTGGGGTTGGTGTGGGTGACGGGCAGTTCAGGCGTCGGCAAGTCGACGGTTTGTACGTTGTTGAAGAGCCGTGGCGAGCAGGCGGTCGATGCCGACTGGGATGGCTACAACCACTGGGTCGACCGCAAGACCGGGCAGGTCGTTGTCGATCCGCCCTATCCGGCGCCGGCCGGCTGGCTTGATCGCTTTGGATGGCGGATCAGCCGCGCGAAGATTGAGGCGCTGGCGGAGAGTACGTCTGGCGACCGCGCGTTTCTCTTTGGAACGGTGGAAAACGAGAACGAGGTGTGGGATCTGTTCGACCTCGTCGTCTGCCTGGTGGTCGACAACACGACCCTCCGAGACCGCCTTCTGACGCGTACGACGAATGCCTTCGGCAAGCATCCGGAGGAGTTGGTCGCGGCGCTCCAACGCAATGCCGAGGCCGAGGCAAGCTATCGACGTTTCGGCGCGACGATCATCAGCAGTGCTGGTACGCCGGAGGACGTCGCCGCGGCGATTCTGGCCGCGGCCGGCCACCTGCCGCGAAAATCACGACCCGATCAGCCGCTCCCCTAG